The stretch of DNA TTGGTAGTAAGATTTGAACAAAACAGAAAAAGCCTTGATTGCGTGGCTTTAACCACTAATTCATCCGCGATTACTGCAATTGGAAATGATTACGGGTTTGACCAGATTTTTGCCAAGCAGGTTGAATCAATTGTAAAAGCCGGGGATGTAGTAATCGGTATTTCTACAAGCGGTAATTCCCAGAACGTTTTATCGGCTATTGAGCAGGCCAAAAAACAAAAAGCCCTGACAATCGGCTGGACCGGCCGTTTTGGGGGCAGAATAAAAAATATTGCGGATTTATGTATCTGCGTGCCTTCAGAAAATACCGCAAGGATCCAGGAAGGGCATGTTTTAATTATTCATATTATTTCAAAACTCGTGGAAGAAGAATTGTTTAAAACGTGAAAAACAACAAAATAAAAAGCAGAAAAGAAATATTAGCTATTGTAAAAAAAATAAAAAAACGGAATAAAAAGGTAGTTTTCACTAACGGTTGTTTTGATCTTTTGCATGCCGGGCATATCAGAATATTTGAAAAAGCAAAAACTTTGGGAGATGTCCTCATAGTCGGTGTCAATTCTGATAAATCGATAAAAGAGCTCAAGGGCCCCAAAAGGCCTATTGTTCACGATAAATATCGTGCCGAGATTATAGCAAGCATTCAATATGTTGATTATGTAACCATTTTTAATGAAAGATCCGTAATTCAACTCGTTAAAGAAATTCATCCCGATGTTTTAGTCAAGGGCGGGCATTATACGGTAAAAGAAGTCGTTGGTTGGCAGTATGCAGAAAAAGTAGCAAGAGTTCCGGTAGTCAAAGATTCTTCGACTACGAATATTATTAATAAAATTACAGACGTTTATGGTAAATAATCGCAGGGCTGGCGTATACAGGCTCCTTGATGCGAATTTAAACCGTGCCAGTGAAGGCATAAGAGTAATTGAAGACACTTACAGGTTTATTTATAACGATAAAAAAATATTCGCGGTTTTAAGAGTTTTAAGGCATAAACTTAACAAAATAACGCAAAAAGCATACCCTGATCTAATTTTATCACGCGATAGCCAGCAGGATTCCGGCAGAAAGATGGCTGAACAGGGGAGGAATAATTTAAAAGCCCTGCTTGCGGCCAACTTTAAAAGGATTGAGCAGGCTCTCCGGGTGCTTGAAGAATACTCGAAGCTTTTTTCAGCATCTGCAGGATCCGAATTTAAGAAAATCAGGTTTAAATTATACACATTGGAGAAAAAAAGCTGTGACTTTAATCGACCTGGCAAAAAGTAATACCGCAGT from Elusimicrobiota bacterium encodes:
- a CDS encoding D-sedoheptulose 7-phosphate isomerase, producing the protein MKSRVAKIVRDSLEVKEKLLKENLEVIVKVTEAVLSAYKKNKKVIVFGNGGSAADSQHLAAELVVRFEQNRKSLDCVALTTNSSAITAIGNDYGFDQIFAKQVESIVKAGDVVIGISTSGNSQNVLSAIEQAKKQKALTIGWTGRFGGRIKNIADLCICVPSENTARIQEGHVLIIHIISKLVEEELFKT
- a CDS encoding adenylyltransferase/cytidyltransferase family protein; translated protein: MKNNKIKSRKEILAIVKKIKKRNKKVVFTNGCFDLLHAGHIRIFEKAKTLGDVLIVGVNSDKSIKELKGPKRPIVHDKYRAEIIASIQYVDYVTIFNERSVIQLVKEIHPDVLVKGGHYTVKEVVGWQYAEKVARVPVVKDSSTTNIINKITDVYGK
- a CDS encoding thiamine-phosphate pyrophosphorylase → MVNNRRAGVYRLLDANLNRASEGIRVIEDTYRFIYNDKKIFAVLRVLRHKLNKITQKAYPDLILSRDSQQDSGRKMAEQGRNNLKALLAANFKRIEQALRVLEEYSKLFSASAGSEFKKIRFKLYTLEKKSCDFNRPGKK